One Brassica napus cultivar Da-Ae chromosome A5, Da-Ae, whole genome shotgun sequence DNA window includes the following coding sequences:
- the LOC125608862 gene encoding uncharacterized protein LOC125608862 has translation MDPCSFVRIIVGNLAVRFPAPSSSTSSEPSVSGINTSSASAPNCYCKIKFKSFPRQIVTVPVIFRTESESETRCSTVAACFSLSKAQIEASLKKPKLSVLSIETYSRGDSVTGASCGLASASEKLLGRFEASLDLKAAETKTCLAHNGWVALSGKRRNKPGSDPELHVSVRVEPDPRFVFQFDGEPECSPQVFQVQGNTKQAVFTCKFGARNSSSGDRNLLHSSSMMSETRSSCISSMKSEKEQPSKERKGWSVTVHDLSGSPVAMASMVTPFVPSPGSNRVTRSSPGAWLILRPDGCTWKPWGRLEAWREAGYSDSLGYRFELFQDGIATEVSASSSISLKNGGSFVIDVTGGTTTVGSTPTTSPQGSLDLGSGSSSGSRPGSGSGSDFGYLLPQHPAQSRGFVMSASVEGVGKQSKPEVEVGVTHVTCTEDAAAHVALAAAVDLSLDACRLFSQKLRKELRQQSQLGVV, from the exons ATGGATCCGTGCTCTTTCGTACGGATCATAGTCGGGAACTTAGCCGTTAGATTCCCCGCGCCGTCGTCGTCTACTTCATCTGAACCGTCTGTTTCCGGAATCAATACTTCCTCCGCATCAGCTCCTAACTGCTACTGCAAAATCAAATTCAAGAGCTTCCCTCGCCAGATCGTTACTGTTCCGGTTATCTTCCGAACCGAATCTGAATCCGAGACTCGTTGCTCAACCGTCGCAGCTTGCTTCAGTCTAAGCAAAGCTCAGATCGAGGCCTCCTTGAAGAAGCCTAAGTTAAGCGTCCTCTCCATCGAGACATACTCACGCGGGGACAGCGTTACAGGCGCGTCGTGTGGACTCGCTTCCGCGAGTGAGAAGCTGCTCGGTCGATTCGAGGCTTCGCTGGATTTGAAAGCTGCGGAGACGAAGACGTGTTTGGCGCATAACGGATGGGTGGCTTTGAGCGGGAAAAGGAGGAATAAACCTGGATCGGATCCGGAGCTCCACGTTAGCGTACGGGTTGAACCCGACCCGAGATTCGTATTTCAGTTCGACGGTGAGCCAGAGTGTAGCCCTCAGGTTTTCCAAGTACAAGGAAACACTAAACAAGCTGTCTTCACTTGCAAGTTCGGCGCTAGAAACTCTAGTTCCGGCGATCGGAATCTTCTTCACAG TTCGTCAATGATGTCTGAAACGAGGAGTAGTTGCATATCGTCGATGAAATCTGAGAAGGAACAACCGTCGAAAGAGAGAAAAGGTTGGTCGGTAACGGTCCACGATCTCTCCGGGTCACCCGTAGCGATGGCTTCTATGGTCACACCTTTCGTTCCGTCCCCCGGTTCGAACCGCGTGACGCGATCGAGTCCCGGCGCGTGGCTTATTCTCCGACCCGACGGTTGCACGTGGAAGCCATGGGGACGACTAGAGGCGTGGCGTGAAGCTGGTTACTCTGATTCACTCGGTTACCGTTTTGAGCTCTTCCAAGACGGAATCGCCACCGAGGTCTCCGCGTCGTCGTCTATAAGTTTGAAAAATGGCGGGAGTTTTGTTATTGACGTCACCGGCGGGACAACCACGGTGGGATCGACGCCGACAACGAGTCCTCAGGGAAGTTTGGATCTCGGATCCGGTTCCAGCTCCGGGTCGAGACCAGGATCGGGGTCCGGGTCGGATTTTGGATATCTACTGCCGCAGCATCCGGCGCAGAGCAGAGGGTTCGTGATGTCGGCTTCGGTGGAAGGAGTGGGGAAACAGAGCAAACCGGAGGTGGAAGTGGGTGTAACGCACGTGACATGCACGGAGGATGCAGCAGCGCACGTGGCGTTAGCTGCGGCGGTGGATCTGAGTTTGGATGCTTGCAGGCTGTTTTCTCAGAAGCTAAGGAAAGAGCTGAGACAGCAAAGCCAGCTTGGTGTCGTTTGA
- the LOC106409036 gene encoding methionine aminotransferase BCAT4-like — MAPSAQSLPTSVSDEKYANVKWEELGFGFCRTDNMYVAKCKHGESFQEGKIVPYADIQISPCSAVLNYGQGLYEGLKAYRTEDGRIVLFRPDQNALRLQSGANRLCMPYPTVDQFVSAVKQVVLANKKWIPPPGRGTLYIRPILFGSGPILGSLPVPEYTFTVFACPVGRYHKDNAGLNLKIEDKFRRAFPSGTGGVKSITNYSPVWITLAEAKAKGFSDVLFLDAATGKNVEELFASNVFIVKGNVVSTPEISGTILPGVTRKSVIELTRDFGYKVEERVVPVEDLLDAEEVFCSGTAAIVTTIASVTFKEKKTEFKTGDKTLAAKLFATLTDIQMGRVEDKKGWIVELTDATKPGLKL, encoded by the exons ATGGCTCCTTCTGCGCAATCTCTTCCTACAAG TGTTTCGGATGAGAAATACGCTAATGTGAAGTGGGAAGAATTAGGATTCGGGTTTTGTCGTACCGACAACATGTATGTTGCCAAGTGCAAACATGGAGAGAGTTTCCAAGAGGGGAAGATCGTTCCCTATGCTGATATCCAAATCAGCCCTTGCTCTGCAGTTCTTAACTATGGCCAG GGCTTATATGAAGGGCTTAAGGCGTACAGGACAGAAGATGGCCGGATTGTTCTATTCCGACCAGACCAAAACGCTCTCCGCCTTCAATCGGGAGCCAACAGACTTTGTATGCCTTATCCCACGGTCGATCAATTCGTCTCCGCCGTTAAACAAGTTGTTCTTGCCAACAAGAAATGG attCCTCCTCCGGGGAGAGGAACATTGTATATCAGACCAATCTTGTTTGGTAGTGGTCCTATACTTGGCTCACTTCCTGTTCCCGAGTACACCTTCACAGTGTTTGCATGTCCCGTTGGACGTTATCACAAG GATAACGCGGGGTTGAACCTGAAAATTGAAGATAAGTTTCGTCGTGCTTTTCCAAGTGGAACCGGTGGTGTGAAGAGTATCACAAACTATTCTCCT GTTTGGATAACATTAGCAGAGGCGAAAGCGAAAGGTTTCTctgatgttttgtttttggatgcTGCAACTGGCAAAAACGTCGAAGAGCTTTTCGCTTCTAACGTTTTCATAGTCAAg GGAAATGTTGTGTCGACTCCAGAGATTTCAGGAACCATATTGCCCGGAGTCACACGTAAAAGTGTCATCGAATTAACTCGTGATTTCGGCTACAAG GTTGAGGAACGTGTTGTTCCCGTTGAGGATCTTCTCGATGCCGAAGAAGTTTTCTGCAGTGGAACTGCTGCAATTGTGACAACTATTGCGTCCGTAACCTTCAAGGAGAAAAA GACTGAATTCAAAACAGGTGATAAGACATTGGCTGCGAAGCTCTTTGCGACGTTAACGGATATCCAGATGGGCCGGGTCGAGGATAAGAAGGGGTGGATAGTGGAGCTGACTGATGCCACCAAACCAGGGTTGAAACTTTGA